The sequence GCGAAGATCACCAGGATCTGCCCTCGGTGTGCGGTGTGTTGGCACGTGGTCGGCATCGGCTCCCCCCTCACTCAGTAGTGCACGATCATGGTGGAGCTGGCGCGGAGCGTCAGTGTGGGGGCGGGAAGGATGAACCCGACGAGCGGCCGATACGGGTATGACACCACCACCGTGACCCGGTGCTTGGGTTGGAGGTCGCCGTCCGGCCGGTCGACGGTGACGGACAGTGCATCGGGATTGCTTAGGGTGGTCTTCGTCAGGATGGCCGCCTTGACTGCGTCCGGGTCAATCGTGTAGGCGGCGATCTCGGCCGGGTCCCTCAGCCCCTGCGACATAGTGCCGTGCACGGATGCGTAGCGTGCTCCCTCTCGGGCAGCGGAGGTCACCTGATGGTGGGTGAAGAGCAGCCAGCCCATCTCGATGATGCCGAAGATGAAGGTGAAAAAGACCAGGGAGGAGATTGCAAACTCGACCATCCCCTGCCCGGCGCGGTGCTGTCGCCTCCTCTGCCACCACATCGTCAGTACCCCGGCAGGACTCGCATCTGCACGACGCGGGACATCGTGAAGCTCCGGAAGGGCGGAAAAGCGAACAGGGGGCGGAACTCATAGCGCGCCTCGACGCGGATGTACTGAAACGGCGTGTTGGAGGGGTCCCGAAACACCTCGTTTCCCACCTCCGCGATGATGGTCGGGGTCACGCCGAATATGGCGTTATCCGCCTCCTGGAGCGCGGCGTCCCGGATGCCGGCAAGGTCCTGGGCGTTGGCCGGGCTCATCGAGCCGTAGTGCGCGCCCTCACGGGCGACGTTGCCCAGCGTGATGTAGGCCGACAGCGCGCGTGCGAAGTCCGCCGCGCCGAGCAGCATCACACACAGGAGCGGCAGGATGAGCGCGAGTTCGACCAGGGATTGGCCGCGGTGGTGAGGGCAACGGTGACGCGGATCCCGCATGTACTCCCTCCCAGACGCGCCATGAGCCTGGCGCTCTCCCGTAAACCATCATATGGAAGGGATTTTTGCGGGAGCTACACTCAGAAGTACCAACGAGCGAGGGCCATCGGTCGATCAAGAAGCGACTCGCGTACCACCCGCACCATCGCGCCGGGTCACCCGGCGCGCCAGCACTCCGGGTCGTGGACGGGAGGGATCTTCCCAATCGCTTCCAGGAAACTGACGCAGGTGGTCCGGCCGAAGAAGGCGAGACGTGGGCGGAGGGCGGTGTGGATGGCGTCGGGATCGGCCGGCTGGCCGGCGAGCCAGGCGACGAAGGACCCCGCCTCCTCCTGCAGCGCCAGGAGCGCGCGGGCGTTGTGCACCGTCGCCTCGATCTTGGTACGGTGCCGCACGATGCTCGTATCCAGGAGCAGGCGGTCTACGTCGTCCGGAGTGAATGCTGCGACCGCAGGGATGCTGAAGCGAGCGAACGCGCGGCGGAACCCTTCCCGCTTGTATAGCACGGTACGCCAGGAGAGCCCGGCCTGGAAGATCTCCAGCGTCAGCGCCTCGAAGTGCGCGTCATCGTCTCCCGGCGGGACGCCCCACTCCAGGTCGTGGTAGCGCGCCAGCAGGCTGTCCCCCGCGGCCCAGCCGCAGCGCACCCGTCCATCCGGCCACATGGCATCTCCCTTGTCCTCCGTAATCCGGTCGCCGCGCGCATATAGTATCGTAGACGTATCGTCCGGGGTCCGACCAACTCGGAAATCTCACCCAGGAGGCGCAGTCGATGCCCCACGGCCCGATCGTCCTCTTCGGCTCCGGCGAGACGTCGAAGCATGGCCGCCAGGTCCACGCGCACCTTTTCGAGCGTCTGGAAATCCCCGTTCGCGTCGCCATCGTCGAGACCCCTGCCGGGTTCCAGCCGAACGTCGCGAATGTCACCGCCAAGCTTCGCGCCTTCTTCCGCCACAACCTGAGCGGGTTCCGGCCTGAGGTGCGCATCGTCGCTGCCCGCCATAAGGGCGGTGTCTACGACCCGGACGCGCCGGATATCGTGGCGCCGCTGGAGTGGGCCGCGTACATCTTCGCCGGACCGGGTAGCCCGACATACGCCGTGCGACACCTCGCGGGCACCCGCACGCTGGCGCTGATGCAGCGCCGCGCGGCCGAGGGGGCGATTCTCTCCTTCGCCAGCGCCGCAGCCATCGCGGCCGGGCGCTACGCGTTGCCGGTGTACGAGATCTACAAAGCAGGTGAGGACCTGCACTGGGTGCCGGGGCTAGACCTCTTCGGCCACCTTGGGTTGGACCTGACCGTAGTGCCGCACTGGAACAACGCTGAAGGCGGCCGTGACCTGGACACAAGCCACTGCTTCATGGGTGCCGAGCGTTTCCGTTACCTGCGCCGCCTGCTGCCCCCGGAGACGACCATCCTGGCGATCGACGAGCACACGGCCTGCGTCCTTGATCCCGCGACCGAGCGGGTCGAGGTGCTCGGCGCGGGCCACGTCCGTGTGATCCGCGGCCCACGTGAGGAGCGCTTCGCCTCCGGCGAGTCGTTTCCCTTTACCCTCCTCCGCGCGCCGGAGTGACCGCTCCGCCGTGCGGCAGCCTCGCCGTGACACGACATGCGCAGGTACCCGCCCCGTGATGTGTGCCCGGGGCTAGAGCGGCCGGGCTGCATAGGGGGTAAGCCCACTGAAGGGGCTGCGATGGCCACGTCCGGGCGGAGCCGAACCGGCATCCCGCCGCGGCCAGCGTCCCCAGCCGCTCGCAAACGGCTCCCCTCTCCCAACTTTGGGAGAGGGGTTGGGGGGTGAGGGCTGCGGTTACTCGCTACGTCCCGGCGCGGACGTCGCGCGCTGCGGCGCGGCGGGCGTAGGTCTCGGGGGCGAAGCGAGCGAAGCTGAGGCCGCAGGCGGCAAGGAGGAAGCCGGTGCCGTAGAGCGAAGCGTTGGTGCCGAACAGGTCGGCCGTCCAGCCGAGCAGTGCCGGCCCGACCACATAACCGGCGTCAGCCAGCATGCGGAACGCGCCCATCGCTGCGGCGTTCATCCCCGCTGGGGCCACGTCGGCGGCGTAGGCTGCGGGCGCAGCGCCGCTCACGCCGCTTGCCAGTGCCCAGACGCTGCTGCTCACCAGATACCAGGCAAAGTCCGACGACACCGAGAAGAGCGCAAGCGCCGCGGCGCTGAGCAGCGTCGCCGGGACGATCACGACCTTCCGACCGAAGCGATCCACCAGCATGCCCGACGGGTACGCCATCACCAGTCCGACGATGCTGACCAGCGACAAGCCGACGCCGATCTGCGTCTCCGACAGGCCCATGCGCGTTTGCGCCAGCGTGGGAACCAGGTTGAAGAGCGCGCCGGTGCGGGCGAAGGCGTTGCCGAAACCCACAAGGCTCACCAGCAGGAAGGCAGGCGTGGTCCCCAGGAGGCGGACCTGCTGGGCGAAGGGCGGGCGAGCCGCGCTGCCCGCTACCGCACCCGACCGCAGGGACTTCGTCTCCGGCACGCGCGCCAGGGCCAGCAGCGCCACGGCTCCGCCGACCACGGCGTAGGCGTAGAAGGGGAAGTCGAGCCCGCCGTACTCAGCCAGCATCCCGCCTGGGAGTGGACCGACTCCGACGGCGAAGAGGAACACCGACTGGTAGATCGCCATGGTGCGACCGCGTGTCTCCGGGGTGGTGACATCGGCCAGGATGATCTGCCCGCCGGTGAGGACCATGGCTGCGCCCGCCCCGGCGATGAAGCGCGCGGCCAGGAACAAGGCGTAGGTCGGCGCCAGCGCGCAGAGCAGGTTGCCGGCAACGGTGACGGCGCCGCCGAGCGCCAGTGTCCAGCGTCGTCCCGGTCCATCCGCGATCCGCCCGGCCGGCACCGCGGCCAGGAAGCGCGCCAGCCCATAGACCGCGATCGTCAGCCCGATCAGTCCGTGGGACACGCCGAACGACTCGGCATAGAGGGGCACCACCGGCACGATACTGCCGAAGCCGAGTTGATTGACCGCGATGACCGCACAGACCCAGACCAGGATGCGGTTCCGCCGGTACCATGTCCCCAGGTCCGAGACGCGGCGCATGCTTTTCCCTTCGCTCCCCACGCGGAGCGTGTCTCGCTCGATCCGGCTACCCAGCGGGATAGACGGGCACCCCGCCCGCGCGGCTACGATACCATAGCTCGCTCCCGACGATACCTGGGGTGGGACGCGATCGTTGGCGGTTATCAGTCCAAGGCTGATAGAAGCGACCGGGGGCGGATCTGGCGCCAACTCGTGGCTCTTCGCTTCGCCGCCGGGCTTCACGGCTCGGCGGGTTGGGCGTATCCTAGGCGGGCCCGCGTCGATGTGGACGTGGACGCCGGGCAGGGCTTGACGTAAACTTCGCCGCTGGCGGCGCCACAGGGCGCCGCGACGCATGTGACGGGGCGGGTAGGGAAGAAACGAAGGGCAGAAGCGTGGAGTGGGGCTACGGAGAAGCCACGGGTAATAGCGCTCATTCCGTCGACATCAGCGTCATGCAGACGCTGATCGCGCGGCACATCGACCCGGAGACAACGGCCTTCGGTCCGGAGTACGCACGGCTGCGGGACTCGGGTCTGGCCGTCTGGCGGCTGGTCGCCAGTATGGACCCCTCGGGGGACAGCATAGCGGACCTGGCGGAGGACTACGAGGTGCCGGAGGAGTCGGTCCTGGCCGCGCTCTACTTCTACTGGCAGCACCGCGACGCGATCGACGCTCGTATCTCGCGGGTGCACCTCCCGCCCGCGATCTAGCGTCATGCGTCATACGTCATGCGTCCCCCTCACCCCCAACCCCTCTCGGACGGAGCCCACCAGGGGAGAGGGGCGGAACACGCATCACGCAACGCGTTCCACCTTCCCCCTCTCCTAAGGTTGGGAGAGGGGGGCAGGGGGTGAGGGCCGTCCCCCCTCACTCCAACAGCCGCGTGCCGTGGGCGAAGATCGCCGGGACGCCACCGGTGTGGAGGAAGACGACGGTCTCGTCGGGCTTGATGATGCCCCGCCGCACGTGGTCGATCAGCCCCGCCATCGCCTTGCCGGTGTAGGACGGGTCCAGGAAGATCGCCTCGGTCTGCGCGAGCAGCCGGATGGCTTCCAGGCACTCCGGCGTGGGGATGCCGTAACCCTCGCCGATGTACCCCTCGTCCGTGATCAGATCTGCCTCGGTGACCGGAGATGCGATGCCGAGCATCGCCGCGGCTTCGGTGGCGTTCTGGAGGGCGCGCGCGTCCTTGTCCGCCCCGCCGCCACTGACGGCGATGCCGTACACCTGATAGGGCGCGCTGTAGATCTTGGCGCCTAGCACCAGACCTGCCTGGGTCCCGCGTGATCCACTGGCGTAGTAGAGCCGGGTCGGGG is a genomic window of Sphaerobacter thermophilus DSM 20745 containing:
- a CDS encoding TadE/TadG family type IV pilus assembly protein translates to MWWQRRRQHRAGQGMVEFAISSLVFFTFIFGIIEMGWLLFTHHQVTSAAREGARYASVHGTMSQGLRDPAEIAAYTIDPDAVKAAILTKTTLSNPDALSVTVDRPDGDLQPKHRVTVVVSYPYRPLVGFILPAPTLTLRASSTMIVHY
- a CDS encoding TadE/TadG family type IV pilus assembly protein → MRDPRHRCPHHRGQSLVELALILPLLCVMLLGAADFARALSAYITLGNVAREGAHYGSMSPANAQDLAGIRDAALQEADNAIFGVTPTIIAEVGNEVFRDPSNTPFQYIRVEARYEFRPLFAFPPFRSFTMSRVVQMRVLPGY
- a CDS encoding DNA-3-methyladenine glycosylase I, yielding MWPDGRVRCGWAAGDSLLARYHDLEWGVPPGDDDAHFEALTLEIFQAGLSWRTVLYKREGFRRAFARFSIPAVAAFTPDDVDRLLLDTSIVRHRTKIEATVHNARALLALQEEAGSFVAWLAGQPADPDAIHTALRPRLAFFGRTTCVSFLEAIGKIPPVHDPECWRAG
- a CDS encoding cysteinyl-tRNA synthetase, giving the protein MPHGPIVLFGSGETSKHGRQVHAHLFERLEIPVRVAIVETPAGFQPNVANVTAKLRAFFRHNLSGFRPEVRIVAARHKGGVYDPDAPDIVAPLEWAAYIFAGPGSPTYAVRHLAGTRTLALMQRRAAEGAILSFASAAAIAAGRYALPVYEIYKAGEDLHWVPGLDLFGHLGLDLTVVPHWNNAEGGRDLDTSHCFMGAERFRYLRRLLPPETTILAIDEHTACVLDPATERVEVLGAGHVRVIRGPREERFASGESFPFTLLRAPE
- a CDS encoding MFS transporter, whose amino-acid sequence is MRRVSDLGTWYRRNRILVWVCAVIAVNQLGFGSIVPVVPLYAESFGVSHGLIGLTIAVYGLARFLAAVPAGRIADGPGRRWTLALGGAVTVAGNLLCALAPTYALFLAARFIAGAGAAMVLTGGQIILADVTTPETRGRTMAIYQSVFLFAVGVGPLPGGMLAEYGGLDFPFYAYAVVGGAVALLALARVPETKSLRSGAVAGSAARPPFAQQVRLLGTTPAFLLVSLVGFGNAFARTGALFNLVPTLAQTRMGLSETQIGVGLSLVSIVGLVMAYPSGMLVDRFGRKVVIVPATLLSAAALALFSVSSDFAWYLVSSSVWALASGVSGAAPAAYAADVAPAGMNAAAMGAFRMLADAGYVVGPALLGWTADLFGTNASLYGTGFLLAACGLSFARFAPETYARRAAARDVRAGT
- a CDS encoding DUF433 domain-containing protein yields the protein MQTLIARHIDPETTAFGPEYARLRDSGLAVWRLVASMDPSGDSIADLAEDYEVPEESVLAALYFYWQHRDAIDARISRVHLPPAI